In a single window of the Sulfurimonas sp. hsl 1-7 genome:
- a CDS encoding sensor domain-containing diguanylate cyclase, whose translation MKRCKTTDTYQHHTLEESERTLNAILDIVVEGTWDWNAKTGHVTRSPNWYRMLGYDVGIFSEDVFTWENIIHPDDYPKVMEHFESYINGKIDKYEVEYRCKKADGSYIWIVDTGQIIEWDDDGNVLRMIGAHENVHERIMFEAELIRNYKLLQEGNATLQKLLEEKNKELQKTNQELEKKVEEIDSISKTDTLTKVANRRSFEEEIIKEVERAKRYKHPLSFAMFDIDFFKEVNDEYGHGVGDAVLIELSSLVKQNLRIHDSIARWGGEEFILLLPNTNLLGAIHFIEKIRELIATTNFHKNISITCSFGLAEFSEEESVEEFFKRADDALYTAKNSGRNQLVF comes from the coding sequence ATGAAACGTTGCAAAACAACTGATACATATCAGCATCATACTCTTGAGGAATCAGAGAGAACATTAAATGCTATTCTTGATATTGTTGTTGAAGGCACATGGGATTGGAATGCAAAAACCGGTCATGTGACTCGAAGCCCAAACTGGTACAGAATGCTTGGGTATGATGTCGGTATATTTAGCGAAGATGTTTTTACATGGGAAAACATTATCCACCCTGATGATTATCCAAAAGTAATGGAACATTTTGAATCATATATCAATGGTAAAATTGATAAGTATGAGGTGGAATATAGATGTAAAAAAGCTGACGGTAGTTATATCTGGATTGTAGACACCGGACAGATCATCGAATGGGATGATGATGGAAATGTGCTACGGATGATAGGCGCTCATGAAAATGTTCATGAACGTATAATGTTCGAAGCTGAACTCATAAGAAATTACAAGCTCCTGCAAGAGGGCAATGCAACACTACAGAAACTCCTCGAAGAAAAAAACAAAGAACTCCAAAAAACCAATCAAGAACTAGAAAAAAAAGTTGAAGAGATCGATTCTATTTCAAAAACAGATACTTTAACAAAAGTAGCCAATAGAAGAAGTTTTGAAGAGGAGATCATAAAAGAAGTAGAACGTGCTAAAAGATATAAGCACCCTTTGTCTTTTGCCATGTTTGATATTGACTTCTTTAAAGAGGTAAATGATGAATACGGACATGGTGTAGGAGATGCTGTCTTAATAGAACTGAGTAGTTTAGTAAAACAAAACTTGAGGATTCATGATTCTATTGCAAGATGGGGTGGTGAGGAGTTTATCTTACTTTTACCAAACACAAATCTTCTCGGTGCTATCCATTTTATTGAAAAGATAAGAGAGCTTATCGCTACGACCAATTTTCATAAAAATATATCTATAACTTGTAGTTTCGGTCTTGCAGAGTTTAGTGAAGAAGAATCGGTGGAGGAGTTTTTTAAAAGAGCAGATGATGCTCTTTATACGGCAAAAAACTCCGGTAGAAATCAATTGGTTTTTTAA
- the ychF gene encoding redox-regulated ATPase YchF has translation MGLAIGLVGLPNVGKSTTFNALTKAQNAEAANYPFCTIEPNKAVVPVPDKRLGELAKIVNPERIQYSTLDFVDIAGLVKGASKGEGLGNKFLSNIRETEVILQIVRCFEDENIVHNEGSIDPLRDVEIIEGELILADIEVLSNRIDRLKKQAKADKSAQGLVDVASELLEYLGEGNLARNFEKADTDEYKQLARELRFLTDKEIMYGANTDEDGLLEDNEYVIALKEHAAKNNCELIKLCAKVEEELIGLEEEEAKEFLDELGVTESGLEQIIHKGFEKLGLMSYFTAGVKEVRSWTIRQNSTAPRAAAAIHNDFEKGFIRAEVISYEDFIACGGEAGAKEAGKMRLEGKEYIVQDGDVMHFRFNV, from the coding sequence ATGGGATTAGCAATAGGCTTAGTAGGACTTCCAAACGTAGGTAAATCAACAACATTCAACGCTTTAACAAAAGCACAAAACGCAGAAGCGGCAAATTATCCGTTTTGTACTATAGAACCAAATAAAGCAGTTGTGCCGGTACCTGACAAACGTTTAGGGGAACTTGCAAAGATTGTTAATCCTGAGAGAATTCAGTACTCGACATTAGACTTCGTAGATATTGCAGGTCTTGTAAAAGGTGCGAGTAAGGGTGAAGGTCTAGGAAATAAGTTCCTATCAAACATCCGTGAAACAGAAGTTATCTTACAAATTGTGAGATGTTTTGAAGATGAAAACATTGTTCATAATGAAGGAAGCATCGATCCGCTTCGTGACGTTGAGATCATTGAAGGTGAGCTTATTTTAGCTGACATTGAAGTACTTTCAAACAGAATCGACAGACTTAAAAAACAAGCAAAAGCAGACAAATCTGCTCAAGGACTTGTTGATGTTGCTAGTGAACTTTTAGAATACCTTGGTGAAGGGAATTTAGCTCGTAACTTTGAAAAAGCAGATACAGATGAGTACAAACAACTTGCTCGTGAACTTCGTTTCTTAACTGACAAAGAGATTATGTACGGTGCAAACACAGATGAAGACGGTCTTTTAGAAGATAATGAGTATGTAATCGCACTTAAAGAACACGCTGCAAAAAACAACTGTGAACTTATCAAGCTTTGTGCAAAAGTTGAAGAGGAACTAATCGGTCTTGAAGAAGAGGAAGCAAAAGAGTTCTTAGATGAACTCGGTGTAACTGAATCTGGTCTAGAGCAGATCATCCACAAAGGTTTTGAGAAACTTGGACTTATGAGCTACTTCACTGCAGGTGTTAAAGAGGTTCGTAGCTGGACAATCCGCCAAAACTCAACAGCTCCACGTGCAGCTGCAGCAATCCACAACGACTTCGAAAAAGGTTTTATCCGTGCCGAAGTTATCAGCTATGAAGACTTTATCGCTTGCGGCGGTGAAGCAGGTGCTAAAGAAGCAGGGAAAATGAGACTAGAAGGAAAAGAGTACATCGTTCAAGACGGCGATGTAATGCACTTTAGATTTAACGTTTAA
- a CDS encoding phosphoglycolate phosphatase has translation MKFSEKKLIIFDFDGTLIDSVPDLAASVNFMLRKLNKKLYSIDEIREWVGNGAQTLVKRALTGKKDFQEEEVNKNLYKQGLPIFLESYEEKLCEHTYLYEGVKETLEDLKQRGYKMAIVTNKPYKFILPILEALEIEGYFELLLGADSLASKKPSAEPLLHAMNHFECNEKECVMVGDSKNDIIAANNANMHSIAVSYGYNYGEDISVHQPSIIIENFADIIKHLEV, from the coding sequence TTGAAATTTAGTGAGAAGAAACTTATAATATTTGATTTTGACGGAACACTCATTGACAGTGTGCCTGATCTGGCAGCTTCAGTAAATTTTATGTTGAGAAAATTAAATAAAAAACTATATAGTATAGATGAGATAAGGGAGTGGGTCGGCAACGGTGCACAAACACTTGTAAAGCGTGCTTTGACTGGGAAAAAAGATTTCCAAGAAGAGGAAGTCAATAAAAATCTTTATAAGCAGGGTCTGCCTATTTTTCTTGAAAGCTATGAAGAGAAACTTTGTGAACATACTTATCTCTATGAAGGTGTAAAAGAGACGTTAGAAGATCTCAAACAAAGAGGGTATAAAATGGCGATAGTGACAAATAAGCCTTATAAGTTTATATTGCCCATCTTAGAAGCACTGGAGATTGAAGGGTATTTTGAGTTATTACTCGGAGCTGATTCACTGGCTAGTAAAAAACCCTCAGCGGAACCGTTATTGCATGCAATGAATCACTTTGAATGTAATGAGAAAGAGTGTGTAATGGTAGGGGATTCTAAAAACGATATTATCGCTGCAAACAATGCAAATATGCATAGTATCGCTGTTAGTTACGGATATAACTACGGTGAGGATATCTCAGTACATCAGCCGAGTATTATTATCGAAAATTTTGCAGATATTATAAAACACCTGGAAGTGTAA
- a CDS encoding FAD-dependent oxidoreductase: protein MDTTKKIAIVGGGIAGASVALYLAKTGLSITLFDKEKSLVSGPPMCHLHAGGNLYREIDDNQCKMLLQQSIELLRFYPYAIDFRPTVIATPTTDESEPSDLFPRLKMLQAEYRHLIELDPNNEVLGKSEEYFKCFSKEEMLLLKEKESVQHPQTLDEWMIPVAKNIELEKIKYPLIMVQEYGLNVFRISASVTLGLEKQENVGLKTETEVLDIKKYETSFKITYKHDDEVVTEDFDYLINAAGFRSGEIDDMLGIKRDRLVEFKAAYVTKCNKYDTLWPEVIFHGKRGTPQGMAQFTPYPDGYFQLHGMTKDITLFDNGLVRSNALSAQPKLDDMFIKKIDQGWCFTVTQSRTQAAIEHLAQYIPAFKDAKVASKPLYGAQQIPGDDADLRASEVSFEGERYARCEIVKASSILTMADAIVKKLIGLGFVDREFYGQRDFTTAQTLKKEDVDRYAELTCKEREYPSSLAYVSNSY from the coding sequence ATGGATACAACTAAGAAGATAGCGATCGTAGGTGGTGGAATAGCAGGAGCTTCCGTTGCACTTTATTTGGCAAAAACAGGTCTTAGCATTACACTTTTTGATAAGGAGAAGTCTCTTGTAAGCGGTCCGCCTATGTGTCACTTGCATGCAGGGGGGAACCTTTACAGAGAGATAGATGACAATCAGTGTAAAATGCTTTTACAGCAATCGATTGAGTTGTTGCGGTTTTATCCTTATGCGATCGACTTTCGCCCGACGGTAATAGCAACTCCTACCACTGATGAGTCTGAGCCTAGTGATCTTTTCCCACGATTAAAGATGTTACAAGCTGAGTACCGGCATCTAATAGAGCTTGACCCCAATAATGAAGTACTGGGTAAAAGCGAAGAGTATTTTAAATGTTTTTCAAAAGAGGAGATGCTCTTACTTAAAGAAAAAGAGAGTGTACAACATCCTCAAACCTTAGATGAATGGATGATCCCCGTTGCAAAAAACATAGAGCTTGAAAAAATAAAGTATCCGCTTATCATGGTTCAAGAGTATGGACTCAATGTTTTTCGTATCTCGGCAAGTGTAACGCTCGGTTTAGAAAAACAAGAAAACGTAGGGTTGAAAACTGAGACTGAAGTTCTTGATATTAAGAAATATGAAACTTCATTTAAAATCACTTACAAGCACGATGATGAAGTAGTTACAGAGGATTTTGACTACCTCATCAATGCTGCAGGTTTTAGAAGCGGTGAGATCGATGATATGCTTGGAATCAAGCGCGATCGTTTAGTAGAATTTAAAGCGGCATATGTAACAAAGTGTAATAAGTACGATACTCTGTGGCCTGAGGTTATCTTTCACGGCAAGCGTGGAACACCTCAAGGGATGGCTCAGTTTACTCCTTATCCTGACGGTTATTTTCAACTCCATGGAATGACAAAAGATATTACCCTTTTTGATAATGGACTTGTTCGTAGTAATGCATTAAGTGCCCAGCCGAAACTCGATGATATGTTTATAAAAAAGATCGATCAAGGGTGGTGTTTTACGGTAACACAGAGCCGTACGCAAGCAGCTATTGAACACCTTGCTCAGTATATACCGGCATTTAAAGATGCAAAGGTTGCTTCAAAACCTCTTTACGGTGCGCAGCAGATACCCGGAGATGATGCAGACCTTAGAGCTTCTGAAGTTTCATTTGAAGGGGAGAGATATGCAAGATGCGAGATCGTAAAAGCGTCCTCTATCCTTACTATGGCTGATGCGATTGTAAAAAAACTGATAGGACTTGGTTTTGTCGATAGGGAGTTTTACGGGCAAAGAGACTTTACGACAGCCCAAACTCTTAAAAAAGAGGACGTAGATCGTTATGCCGAACTGACTTGTAAAGAGAGGGAGTATCCAAGCTCACTTGCATATGTAAGCAACTCTTATTAA